A stretch of Lactuca sativa cultivar Salinas chromosome 6, Lsat_Salinas_v11, whole genome shotgun sequence DNA encodes these proteins:
- the LOC111884332 gene encoding F-box/kelch-repeat protein At3g23880 isoform X2, protein MEIAIEDEEDEQQQQPKRIKASHSTETSEDPLWIPTLLPEIIIEILSRLPVESLLRCKSVCKLWCSMISDSHFVKSHLALSTSNNRYTHHRLILHTSPRINLKSSPLYDVLYAESVNLLEHDYPLKHPYKSIWIAGSCNGLLFIAVEDDDLFLWNPGTRKSNRLPDVGFNVRSGSYVLYGFGYDESKDDYKVVGISCVFRSGGNYNIRVKIYSMKLGNWKNIGAFPHGIPLDDSGKLSNGALHWAASQDFGSFYSWRIISLDLAKETYGEILQPVYDEDVWVMKVYGVKDSWTKLVSIPYLTDPGRDQFSVPLCISNDGKVLLQFGAKLVLYDSKNLSFSEIHNIDECHEAYTFVESLVSPEAPIRSWR, encoded by the exons caacaaccgaaaagaATCAAGGCGTCGCACTCTACCGAAACGTCTGAAGACCCTCTGTGGATTCCTACCCTTCTGCCTGAGATCATTATCGAAATCCTCTCGAGACTTCCCGTTGAATCACTCTTGCGATGTAAGTCCGTTTGCAAATTATGGTGCTCTATGATATCGGATTCTCATTTCGTCAAATCTCATCTCGCTTTGTCAACTAGCAACAATCGTTACACACATCATCGATTGATTTTACATACTTCACCAAGAATAAATCTCAAGAGCAGTCCTCTCTATGATGTGCTGTATGCTGAATCCGTTAATCTCCTAGAGCATGATTATCCTTTGAAACATCCTTACAAATCAATTTGGATCGCCGGTTCTTGCAATGGATTATTATTCATAGCTGTTGAGGACGATGATTTGTTTCTTTGGAACCCTGGTACTCGAAAATCGAACAGATTACCAGATGTTGGTTTCAATGTGCGATCGGGTAGCTACGTGTTATATGGTTTTGGGTATGACGAGTCAAAGGATGATTACAAAGTTGTTGGAATATCTTGTGTTTTCAGAAGTGGAGGCAATTATAATATAAGGGTGAAAATCTACTCAATGAAATTAGGAAATTGGAAGAACATCGGTGCTTTTCCTCATGGTATCCCGTTGGATGATTCTGGAAAGCTTTCAAATGGAGCTCTTCATTGGGCCGCTAGTCAAGATTTTGGATCATTTTATTCTTGGAGGATAATTTCTCTTGATTTAGCGAAGGAGACATATGGAGAAATTTTGCAACCTGTGTATGATGAAG ATGTATGGGTGATGAAGGTTTATGGGGTGAAAGATTCTTGGACTAAATTGGTTTCAATCCCATATCTCACTGATCCTGGGAGGGATCAATTTTCAGTGCCTTTGTGTATTTCAAACGATGGGAAAGTTTTGTTGCAATTTGGGGCAAAATTGGTTTTGTATGATTCCAAGAATCTCTCATTCTCAGAGATTCACAACATTGATGAATGTCATGAAGCTTATACCTTTGTTGAGAGCCTGGTTTCACCTGAAGCACCCATTAGGTCTTGGAGATAA
- the LOC111884342 gene encoding cellulose synthase-like protein D1 — MATNPLVSGDLSLQKGPTGNNKSLSLKNPPTDSDQQHWLFESRGTYGIGNAYHDKNDRETGTKLAKFLDKPWKPLTRKTQVPPSVLSPYRFLVAIRLVVQFLFLSWRLQNPNFEAMWLWAISISCEIWFAFSWLLDQLPKLNPINRATDLVALKDKFESKSAENPSGRSDLPGIDVFISTADPDKEPPLVTANTILSILAVEWPIEKVSVYISDDGGAILTFEAMAEAVDFGHLWVPFCRKHNIEPRNPESYFTQKIDHTKNKKRADFVKDHRWMKREYDEFKVRINGLPDVIRKRCERYNHREMKEKKNDSSGLGEAAKATWMADGTHWPGTWFTPTTDHKKGDHAGIIQLMSRVPENDPVMGKDNEGKLDFTGVDIRLPMFVYVSREKRPGYDHQKKAGAMNALVRSSAILSNGPFILNLDCDHYIYNTMAIREGMCFMLDRGGDRVCYIQFPQRFEGIDPSDRYANHNTVFFDGNMRALDGLQGPVYVGTGCMFRRYALYGFSPPRAIEYRGIVGQKKKPAATLSPGRSLQAVRDQDHDLDTSKEEHPDLSLPKKFGNSNMFVDSIAVAEYQGRPLADHVSVKNGRPAGALLAPRPPLDALTVAEAITVISCWYEENTEWGDRIGWIYGSVTEDVVTGYRMHNRGWRSVYCITKRDAFRGTAPINMTDRLHQVLRWATGSVEIFFSKNNAFLASSRLKFLQRIAYINVGMYPFTSIFLVAYLFLPALCMLTGQFIVPNIDATFLTYLLIMTITLALISLLEVKWSGIALEEWWRNEQFWAIGGSSAHLGAVIQGLLKVIAGIEISFTLTSKSAAEDDDDIYADLYVVKWSSLFVMPLTICITNIVALIMGTARTLFSVIPQWNKLFGGTFFSFWVLAHMYPFMKGLMGRRGKVTTILYVWAGLLSITVSLLWITISPPDDLGKI, encoded by the exons ATGGCCACAAATCCATTGGTATCCGGTGATCTCTCACTTCAAAAAGGGCCAACAGGAAACAACAAGTCTTTGTCCTTAAAAAACCCGCCTACGGATTCCGATCAGCAGCATTGGTTGTTTGAGAGCAGAGGAACGTACGGAATCGGAAACGCGTATCATGATAAAAACGACCGTGAAACTGGAACCAAATTGGCTAAATTCTTGGACAAACCATGGAAACCTCTCACCCGCAAAACTCAAGTCCCCCCTAGCGTTCTTAGCCCGTATCGGTTCCTTGTTGCCATTAGATTGGTAGTGCAATTCTTATTTCTATCGTGGAGAttacaaaaccctaattttgaagcGATGTGGTTGTGGGCGATTTCGATTTCATGTGAGATTTGGTTTGCGTTTTCGTGGTTGTTGGATCAGTTACCCAAGTTAAATCCGATAAACCGGGCTACGGATTTGGTGGCTTTGAAGGATAAGTTTGAGAGCAAGTCTGCGGAGAACCCAAGTGGCCGGTCGGATTTACCGGGAATAGATGTGTTTATCTCGACTGCGGACCCTGATAAGGAACCGCCTTTGGTTACTGCGAATACTATTTTGTCTATTCTCGCGGTTGAGTGGCCTATCGAGAAGGTTTCTGTTTATATCTCGGACGATGGTGGTGCCATTCTAACGTTTGAAGCAATGGCTGAGGCAGTCGATTTCGGTCAT CTATGGGTACCCTTTTGTCGAAAACACAACATCGAACCTAGGAACCCCGAAAGTTATTTCACACAGAAAATAGAtcacacaaaaaataaaaaacggGCTGATTTTGTGAAGGATCATCGTTGGATGAAGCGAGAATATGACGAGTTCAAAGTGAGAATAAATGGTCTTCCTGATGTCATACGGAAGCGTTGTGAAAGGTACAATCACAGAgaaatgaaggagaagaagaatgatAGTTCAGGATTAGGAGAGGCTGCTAAAGCAACTTGGATGGCAGATGGTACCCATTGGCCAGGTACGTGGTTCACCCCAACAACAGATCACAAAAAAGGTGACCATGCAGGAATTATTCAG TTGATGAGCAGGGTGCCAGAAAATGATCCGGTGATGGGGAAGGACAATGAAGGAAAACTTGACTTTACGGGTGTGGACATTAGGCTTCCAATGTTTGTGTATGTCTCGCGTGAAAAACGTCCTGGTTATGACCATCAGAAGAAGGCTGGAGCCATGAACGCATTGGTTAGGTCATCGGCTATACTCTCTAATGGACCTTTCATTCTTAACTTGGATTGTGATCATTATATATATAACACCATGGCTATAAGGGAAGGTATGTGTTTTATGTTGGATCGCGGGGGTGATCGTGTTTGCTACATACAGTTTCCGCAAAGGTTTGAAGGGATCGATCCTTCAGATAGATATGCAAACCACAACACAGTGTTTTTCGATG GGAATATGAGAGCACTGGATGGTTTACAAGGTCCGGTATACGTAGGAACTGGTTGTATGTTTCGACGGTATGCACTCTATGGGTTTAGTCCACCTCGAGCAATTGAATACCGTGGAATTGTGGGCCAGAAAAAGAAACCGGCAGCTACACTCTCTCCAGGCCGCTCATTACAGGCAGTGCGTGATCAAGACCATGAtcttgatacctcaaaagaaGAGCATCCTGATTTAAGCCTCCCCAAAAAATTTGGAAATTCAAACATGTTCGTTGACTCTATAGCAGTCGCTGAGTATCAAGGGCGACCACTTGCGGATCATGTGTCTGTTAAAAATGGTCGTCCTGCAGGTGCACTACTTGCTCCTCGCCCTCCACTGGATGCACTTACTGTAGCTGAGGCTATAACTGTTATTTCTTGCTG GTATGAAGAGAATACAGAATGGGGAGATCGGATAGGGTGGATCTACGGGTCTGTAACAGAGGATGTGGTTACAGGTTATAGAATGCACAATCGTGGGTGGCGATCTGTCTACTGCATAACAAAGCGAGACGCGTTTCGTGGGACAGCACCTATCAACATGACTGACCGGTTGCATCAAGTGCTCCGTTGGGCCACGGGTTCGGTTGAGATATTTTTCTCGAAAAACAATGCGTTTTTAGCGAGCTCACGTCTCAAGTTCCTACAAAGAATAGCGTATATCAACGTTGGCATGTACCCTTTCACATCTATATTCCTGGTTGCCTACTTATTCCTCCCAGCACTCTGCATGCTCACAGGGCAATTCATCGTGCCAAACATTGATGCCACATTTCTAACCTATCTCCTTATCATGACTATCACACTTGCTCTCATCTCTCTTCTTGAAGTAAAATGGTCTGGAATAGCCTTAGAGGAATGGTGGCGAAATGAGCAGTTTTGGGCCATTGGTGGCTCAAGTGCTCACCTGGGTGCTGTCATCCAAGGGCTGCTAAAAGTCATAGCTGGAATCGAAATTTCATTCACTCTGACTTCAAAATCGGCAGCTGAAGATGATGACGATATATACGCTGATTTATACGTTGTGAAATGGTCAAGTCTGTTTGTAATGCCACTCACCATTTGCATTACCAACATTGTCGCCCTTATTATGGGGACTGCGAGGACGCTTTTTAGTGTGATTCCTCAATGGAATAAGCTTTTTGGTGGAACTTTTTTTAGCTTTTGGGTGTTGGCTCATATGTATCCGTTTATGAAAGGGCTGATGGGTAGAAGAGGAAAGGTGACTACTATACTTTATGTTTGGGCAGGGCTGTTGTCCATTACTGTTTCTTTGCTTTGGATTACTATCAGTCCCCCAGACGACCTTGGTAAAATCTAG
- the LOC111884332 gene encoding F-box/kelch-repeat protein At3g23880 isoform X1, producing MEIAIEDEEDEQQQQPKRIKASHSTETSEDPLWIPTLLPEIIIEILSRLPVESLLRCKSVCKLWCSMISDSHFVKSHLALSTSNNRYTHHRLILHTSPRINLKSSPLYDVLYAESVNLLEHDYPLKHPYKSIWIAGSCNGLLFIAVEDDDLFLWNPGTRKSNRLPDVGFNVRSGSYVLYGFGYDESKDDYKVVGISCVFRSGGNYNIRVKIYSMKLGNWKNIGAFPHGIPLDDSGKLSNGALHWAASQDFGSFYSWRIISLDLAKETYGEILQPVYDEGNKDLTLGALGESLCVLCDYSKIRADVWVMKVYGVKDSWTKLVSIPYLTDPGRDQFSVPLCISNDGKVLLQFGAKLVLYDSKNLSFSEIHNIDECHEAYTFVESLVSPEAPIRSWR from the coding sequence caacaaccgaaaagaATCAAGGCGTCGCACTCTACCGAAACGTCTGAAGACCCTCTGTGGATTCCTACCCTTCTGCCTGAGATCATTATCGAAATCCTCTCGAGACTTCCCGTTGAATCACTCTTGCGATGTAAGTCCGTTTGCAAATTATGGTGCTCTATGATATCGGATTCTCATTTCGTCAAATCTCATCTCGCTTTGTCAACTAGCAACAATCGTTACACACATCATCGATTGATTTTACATACTTCACCAAGAATAAATCTCAAGAGCAGTCCTCTCTATGATGTGCTGTATGCTGAATCCGTTAATCTCCTAGAGCATGATTATCCTTTGAAACATCCTTACAAATCAATTTGGATCGCCGGTTCTTGCAATGGATTATTATTCATAGCTGTTGAGGACGATGATTTGTTTCTTTGGAACCCTGGTACTCGAAAATCGAACAGATTACCAGATGTTGGTTTCAATGTGCGATCGGGTAGCTACGTGTTATATGGTTTTGGGTATGACGAGTCAAAGGATGATTACAAAGTTGTTGGAATATCTTGTGTTTTCAGAAGTGGAGGCAATTATAATATAAGGGTGAAAATCTACTCAATGAAATTAGGAAATTGGAAGAACATCGGTGCTTTTCCTCATGGTATCCCGTTGGATGATTCTGGAAAGCTTTCAAATGGAGCTCTTCATTGGGCCGCTAGTCAAGATTTTGGATCATTTTATTCTTGGAGGATAATTTCTCTTGATTTAGCGAAGGAGACATATGGAGAAATTTTGCAACCTGTGTATGATGAAGGTAACAAAGATTTGACATTGGGGGCTTTGGGAGAATCTTTGTGTGTGCTTTGTGATTATAGTAAAATTCGTGCAGATGTATGGGTGATGAAGGTTTATGGGGTGAAAGATTCTTGGACTAAATTGGTTTCAATCCCATATCTCACTGATCCTGGGAGGGATCAATTTTCAGTGCCTTTGTGTATTTCAAACGATGGGAAAGTTTTGTTGCAATTTGGGGCAAAATTGGTTTTGTATGATTCCAAGAATCTCTCATTCTCAGAGATTCACAACATTGATGAATGTCATGAAGCTTATACCTTTGTTGAGAGCCTGGTTTCACCTGAAGCACCCATTAGGTCTTGGAGATAA